The Aquidulcibacter paucihalophilus genomic interval GCTGGAGGCGGCAAGGGTTCTCCGTCGGTTTCGTGCCGACCATGGGCGCGCTGCACGAAGGTCATCTGACGCTTGTGCGGGAAGCCGGCCGGCGGGCGGACCGGGTCGTGGCCAGCGTGTTCGTCAATCCGACCCAGTTCGCCGCCCACGAAGACCTGGGGACCTATCCGAGGCAGGAGGCGAAGGACGCCGAACTGCTGGCCGGCGCGGGCTGCCACCTGCTGTTCGCCCCGGCGGTCGAGGAGATGTATCCGGCGGGTGCGACGACCACGATCAGCGTCGGCGGACCGGCCGAGGGACTGGAAGGCGCGTTCCGTCCGCAGATGTTCGGCGGGGTGGCCCTGGTGGTGGCCAAACTGCTGAACCAGGTCCAGGCGGATGTGGCCGTGTTCGGCGAAAAGGACTGGCAGCAGTTGATGGTCGTACGGCGGCTGGTCCGGGATCTGGATATTCCCACCGACATCATCGGCTCGCCGACCATGCGGGACGGTCACGGCCTGGCCCTGTCGTCGCGCAATGCCTACCTCTCCGGCCCGGAGCTTGCGATCGCACGGCAGCTGAACGGCGTGCTCGCCGAGGCGGGGCTGGCGGCCGCGTCCGGGGCGGCGCTGGAGACGGTTGAGCGGGACGCCCGCGAAGCCCTGCTGCAGGCCGGCTTCAGCCATGTCGACTATGTCGCCGTTTGCCGCGCTGACGATCTGGCCGGGTTCGAGGCCGGTCGGGTCGACGCGCCGGGCCGGATCCTGACGGCCGCCTGGCTGGGGCGAACGCGGCTGATCGACAATATGGCGGTCACCCCGCCGGCCTGACCGGCCTCAGGCCAGCTTCAGGTCCATCGCCCCGCCGATCCATTCGATCCGCGACCGGCGGCGCGCCTCGGCGGCGGCGGTCGCATCGCCCAGGGCCGCTTCGGCCTCAGCGAGGACGAAATAGCTGTAGGGGTCGTTCGGCCAGTCCTCGATCAGTTCGAGCACCTTGGCCCGCGCGCCGGCGGCATCGCCTTTGAGCAGCAGGGCGGCGGCGAGGCTGCGGCGGGTCGGATACCAGATGATCGGCGGGTCGCCGCCCTCCTCACCCTGCCCCTGGATCGCGGCTGCCCGGGTGAAGGCGGCGATGGCGGCGTCCGCGTCGCCCTCGATCATGGCCGCACGGCCTTCAAGGACGCGCTGGGAGAGTTCGGTGAACTCGCGCCGCTCGGTGGCCATCGGCCCGGAAGCGAATGAGGGCTCGGCGCGCAGCGCCTCGATCGCGGCGGCCTCGGCCCGGACACCCGCGGCGTCACCCGCCCGTGCCGCGGCCTCGCCCCGCGCATAGCGCCAGCTGACACGCAGCATCGGATGGCTGGCGGCCGGCTCCGGCAGGGCCGCGACCTGTTCCGCCGATCCGAACCGGCCGTAGTTGGCGTAGGCATTGTTGGCGACCATCTGCCTCCACAGGTTGTCGGCCGGAATGTCCGGATAGGTGGCCAGGAACCATTCGGCGAGCTTGAGCCCCTCCTCGGCCCCGCCGGCCATGAGGGCACCACCCATGCCGAAATGGATGTTGTGGCCGTGCAGGGGCATGCCGGGCACGCCACCGGGCGGCCGGGCGAGGCGGTCGTACTGCCGGTCCAGCGCCACGGCGTTGACGTTGGACATCATGGCGTCGCGATAGCGGCCGACCCGGTAGAAGGTGTGCGACGGCATATGCACCAGATGGCTGGCACCCGGTGCCAGGGCAGCCAGCCGCTCGCCATACGGAATGGCCTTGTGCGGATCGTCCGACCATTCGGTCAGATGGATGTAGAGGTGGATGGCACCCGGATCATTCGGTGCCGCGGCCAGCGCCTGTTCGAGGATACCCATGGCGCGGGTGATGCCGGGATCTTTCGCCTTCCCGTCGTCATCCCACCACTCGTCGGCCTTGAGCATCCAGGCGTCAGCGGTGATGGCGGCGACGGTGATGTCCGACGGATTGCGGCGGGCGATCCGGTCCATGGCCTGGGCGAAGCGACGGTCTCGGGTGCTCTTCAGCCCCGAATAGCGCTGCACCAGGGCGTCGATCATCTGGCGCTGCATGGGGGTCGCGCGACGCGCCAGCCGACGGGCATCGCGCGCGGCCCTCAGGGCGGCAGCCTGGCTGTCGTCGTCGTTGCCGCCGCCGTTCAGATTGGGCCCGAGCGCCCAGGCCTCGCCCCAGGCGCACATACCGCAGCTCGGGTCGAGCAGACGCGCCTTGCG includes:
- the panC gene encoding pantoate--beta-alanine ligase, giving the protein MTETDALPVVRSIAALRQTVSGWRRQGFSVGFVPTMGALHEGHLTLVREAGRRADRVVASVFVNPTQFAAHEDLGTYPRQEAKDAELLAGAGCHLLFAPAVEEMYPAGATTTISVGGPAEGLEGAFRPQMFGGVALVVAKLLNQVQADVAVFGEKDWQQLMVVRRLVRDLDIPTDIIGSPTMRDGHGLALSSRNAYLSGPELAIARQLNGVLAEAGLAAASGAALETVERDAREALLQAGFSHVDYVAVCRADDLAGFEAGRVDAPGRILTAAWLGRTRLIDNMAVTPPA